Proteins encoded in a region of the Flavobacterium sp. MDT1-60 genome:
- a CDS encoding Na+/H+ antiporter, with amino-acid sequence MENYTIIIFILAIVIGLSAFADKSKIPYPILLVIVGIGIGFIPTMAEIEINPEIIFLIFLPPLLYDASFNISPKHFKTNLSTISTLAIPLVFLTTFWIAVVSHYMIPGMTWPLAFVLGAILSATDAVAAVNVTKGLGIPEKTITILEGESLINDASALVAYRFAVATAMGSAFIIWKATLEFVLLLGGGFLVGFIMAKILAFILTKVRKNINVTVSFMLLMPFVTYLIAEHLHVSGVIAVVCLGLAISRFSNKIFPESLKNNSKNLWDVIIFILNGLIFILIGLNFRYILKDIDDNMILPYIGYAAIITIVALLTRMVRVFFQKINLQKAFQKNDKKKRKVSEHALLDSKNSFIISWSGMRGIVSLAIALGLPKHLPDGTPFPERNAILFISVAVVLLTIVGQGLSLPWIVKKLNLKEDEK; translated from the coding sequence ATGGAAAACTACACCATCATCATTTTTATTCTGGCCATTGTCATTGGTCTTTCTGCATTTGCTGACAAATCAAAAATTCCTTACCCTATTCTTTTAGTTATTGTCGGAATCGGAATTGGTTTTATCCCAACAATGGCTGAAATCGAAATAAATCCGGAGATTATTTTTCTGATATTTCTGCCTCCTTTATTATATGATGCTTCGTTTAATATTTCTCCAAAACATTTCAAAACGAATCTTAGCACAATAAGTACATTAGCAATACCACTTGTTTTTTTAACGACATTTTGGATTGCCGTAGTTTCCCATTATATGATTCCTGGTATGACCTGGCCTTTGGCCTTTGTACTCGGAGCCATACTTTCGGCAACAGATGCCGTGGCCGCCGTAAACGTAACAAAAGGTCTCGGAATACCTGAAAAAACAATTACAATACTCGAAGGCGAAAGTTTAATTAATGATGCTTCAGCATTAGTTGCTTATCGCTTTGCCGTGGCGACCGCAATGGGTTCTGCTTTTATAATCTGGAAAGCAACATTGGAGTTTGTGCTCTTATTAGGTGGTGGATTCCTGGTTGGTTTTATAATGGCTAAAATTCTGGCTTTCATTCTAACCAAAGTTCGTAAAAACATAAATGTTACGGTTAGTTTCATGCTTTTAATGCCTTTCGTTACTTACCTAATTGCAGAACACCTGCATGTTTCCGGAGTAATTGCAGTGGTCTGTTTAGGTTTAGCAATATCACGTTTCAGTAATAAAATCTTTCCTGAAAGTTTGAAAAACAATTCCAAAAACCTTTGGGATGTAATTATTTTTATTCTAAACGGATTAATTTTTATCCTAATCGGACTCAATTTTAGATACATTCTAAAGGACATTGATGACAATATGATTCTGCCTTATATTGGTTATGCTGCTATTATTACTATTGTAGCGTTATTGACCAGAATGGTGAGGGTGTTTTTTCAAAAAATTAACCTCCAAAAAGCTTTTCAAAAGAATGATAAAAAGAAGCGAAAAGTCAGTGAACATGCCTTACTCGATTCTAAAAATAGTTTTATTATCAGCTGGTCCGGAATGCGTGGTATTGTTTCGCTTGCCATTGCCTTGGGTTTACCAAAACATCTCCCGGACGGAACCCCATTTCCTGAAAGAAATGCGATACTATTCATTTCTGTTGCAGTTGTTCTTTTAACCATTGTAGGACAAGGACTTTCACTTCCCTGGATAGTCAAAAAATTAAATTTAAAAGAGGACGAAAAATAA
- a CDS encoding carboxymuconolactone decarboxylase family protein: MENRINIHEKGQNALKTLYPIGGYLKKSPLEQSLIELILFRVSQINQCAYCLDMHYKDARDKGETEQRLYGLSAWRETSYYTNRERAAFAWAEALTKCDVTDSVYNEAAKEFSEEELIDLTLAITNINTWNRINLAFPNEPGTYKVGQFG; the protein is encoded by the coding sequence ATGGAAAATCGAATTAACATTCACGAAAAAGGACAAAACGCATTAAAAACACTTTATCCAATTGGCGGATATTTGAAAAAATCTCCACTAGAGCAATCACTTATAGAATTAATTCTTTTTAGAGTTTCTCAAATCAATCAATGTGCTTATTGCCTTGACATGCATTATAAAGATGCACGTGACAAAGGCGAAACAGAACAAAGATTATACGGATTAAGCGCATGGAGAGAGACTTCTTATTACACAAATCGCGAAAGAGCTGCATTTGCATGGGCAGAAGCTCTAACTAAATGTGATGTAACAGATTCAGTATATAATGAAGCTGCAAAAGAATTTTCAGAAGAAGAATTAATTGATTTAACTTTAGCTATCACAAACATTAATACCTGGAACCGTATTAATCTTGCTTTTCCTAACGAACCCGGAACTTACAAAGTGGGACAATTTGGTTAA
- a CDS encoding YciI family protein has translation MNEFVLIFRRDFSTKETQPSPQELQESLKLWQDWLGGIAAQDKLAKPLQRWDGEGKIVTTNKNVINGPYVEIKESIGGLIMIKAADYDEAVAIANGCPILDLGGNVEIRMAVTGTY, from the coding sequence ATGAACGAATTTGTATTAATATTTCGCAGAGATTTTAGCACTAAAGAAACCCAACCTTCACCACAGGAATTACAAGAATCATTAAAATTGTGGCAGGACTGGCTGGGTGGAATTGCAGCTCAGGACAAACTGGCAAAACCTTTGCAACGCTGGGATGGCGAAGGAAAAATCGTAACTACAAATAAAAACGTCATCAATGGCCCTTACGTTGAAATCAAAGAGTCAATTGGCGGATTAATTATGATAAAAGCAGCCGATTACGACGAAGCTGTTGCTATCGCAAATGGGTGTCCGATATTAGATTTAGGCGGCAATGTTGAAATACGTATGGCTGTTACAGGAACCTATTAA
- a CDS encoding RNA polymerase sigma factor: MEESQLLPNLFRTEYRKIVSVLCYLFGIDNIEIAEDITSDTFLAATETWSIKGIPENPTAWLYTVAKNKTKNYLKRNALFEQKLSVEIKHTANKSEEIEIDLSNKNINDSQLAMIFTVCNPINSGEAQIALALNLLCGFGIQEISDAFLTNKEVIYKRINRAKEKLKEANIKIEQPTIYEINNRLETVLTTLYLLFSEGYYSTSQNTILRKNLCAEAMRLTFLLIENPTTNLPAVNALLSLMCFHSSRFDARTNENGETILYQDQDESLWNQELIEKGQYYLVQASTGNKLSKYHLEASIAYWHTQKEDTAEKWQNILQLYNHLLILEYSPIAALNRTFALAKTNGKYEAIIEAEKLNLIENPFYYSLLGNLYTDIDNKKAIENFEKALRITSSPADKATIIKNISLIKI; this comes from the coding sequence ATGGAAGAAAGTCAGCTTTTACCCAATTTATTCAGAACAGAGTATCGAAAAATAGTTTCGGTACTCTGTTATTTGTTTGGAATCGATAATATTGAAATTGCCGAAGATATTACAAGTGATACCTTTTTGGCTGCAACCGAAACATGGAGTATAAAAGGAATTCCTGAAAACCCGACAGCCTGGCTCTATACAGTAGCTAAAAACAAAACCAAAAATTATCTGAAAAGAAATGCTCTTTTCGAACAAAAACTTTCTGTTGAGATAAAACATACAGCAAATAAATCAGAAGAAATTGAAATTGATTTATCAAACAAAAATATTAATGACAGCCAATTGGCCATGATATTTACGGTTTGTAATCCTATAAATTCAGGTGAGGCCCAAATTGCACTCGCTTTAAATTTATTGTGCGGATTTGGAATTCAGGAAATATCAGATGCTTTTTTAACCAACAAAGAAGTCATTTACAAAAGAATTAATCGGGCCAAAGAAAAACTTAAAGAAGCCAATATTAAAATTGAACAACCCACAATTTATGAAATCAACAATCGTCTGGAAACCGTTTTAACAACCTTGTATTTATTGTTTTCTGAAGGTTATTATTCGACTTCGCAAAATACCATTCTCAGAAAAAATCTATGTGCCGAAGCCATGCGATTGACTTTTTTATTAATTGAAAATCCAACAACTAATCTTCCGGCAGTAAACGCCTTACTTTCTTTAATGTGTTTTCATAGCTCAAGATTTGACGCCAGAACAAACGAAAATGGCGAAACGATCTTGTATCAGGACCAGGATGAATCATTATGGAATCAGGAATTAATTGAAAAAGGCCAATATTACCTCGTTCAGGCTTCAACAGGAAACAAACTTTCAAAATATCATCTGGAAGCCAGCATTGCTTATTGGCATACGCAAAAGGAAGATACTGCCGAAAAATGGCAAAATATCCTGCAACTTTATAACCATTTGCTCATTTTAGAATATTCTCCTATCGCTGCCTTAAACAGAACTTTTGCCTTGGCTAAAACAAATGGCAAATACGAAGCTATTATCGAAGCTGAAAAACTAAATCTTATTGAAAATCCTTTTTATTATTCGTTATTAGGGAATCTTTATACTGATATTGACAATAAGAAAGCCATAGAAAATTTCGAAAAAGCACTAAGAATTACCAGTTCTCCAGCAGATAAGGCAACTATAATTAAAAATATTAGTTTGATTAAAATATAG
- a CDS encoding saccharopine dehydrogenase NADP-binding domain-containing protein, producing MEDTIAVYGAYGHTGKFIVAALSKQGYNLLLSGRDQEKLILLNKEYPQFKIKLADINNPKTLDEAFSGAKIIINCAGPYLDTAEPIIQSALRLKAHYIDLSAEQKAVLDVFEQFSEQAKLAKTLIIPAAAFYGGLGDLLSTAITQNWNQIDEINIYIGLDSWHPTKGTRLTGDRNHYTRLTLKDNSLQDLQPGLPINWDFKNPIGIKEVVALPLSEIITISRHLNVNTINTYLSQNSLDDLRNKETPEPKPVDEKNRSSQNFCIEVVATKNNNKRTIIAQGQDIYAVTAPLVVETVNRIVSGKTKKTGVTTIGEVFDAVDFLQSLNEDDITVSTVQETELT from the coding sequence ATGGAAGATACTATTGCAGTTTATGGTGCTTACGGACATACCGGGAAATTTATTGTTGCTGCCCTAAGCAAACAAGGATATAATCTACTTCTCTCCGGAAGAGATCAGGAAAAATTAATTCTGTTGAATAAAGAATATCCCCAGTTTAAAATAAAACTAGCTGATATTAATAATCCAAAAACATTAGATGAAGCATTTTCAGGAGCAAAAATTATTATAAATTGTGCAGGACCTTATCTGGATACAGCTGAACCAATCATTCAATCTGCATTAAGATTAAAGGCTCATTATATTGATTTAAGTGCTGAGCAAAAAGCGGTATTAGATGTTTTTGAACAGTTTTCTGAACAGGCAAAACTGGCCAAAACCTTAATCATACCAGCTGCTGCTTTCTATGGTGGATTAGGTGACTTGTTAAGTACTGCCATAACGCAGAATTGGAATCAAATTGATGAGATAAATATTTACATCGGTCTGGATTCCTGGCACCCAACAAAAGGAACAAGATTGACAGGGGATAGAAATCACTACACAAGATTGACTTTAAAAGATAATAGTTTGCAAGATCTACAACCTGGTCTTCCAATAAACTGGGATTTTAAGAACCCTATTGGGATTAAAGAAGTTGTGGCTCTGCCTCTATCCGAAATCATTACTATTTCCCGCCATTTAAATGTAAATACAATCAATACCTATCTAAGTCAAAATTCTTTAGATGATCTCCGAAATAAAGAAACACCTGAACCAAAACCTGTGGACGAAAAAAACAGATCTTCTCAAAATTTTTGTATAGAAGTCGTAGCGACCAAAAATAATAACAAAAGGACAATAATAGCTCAGGGACAGGATATCTATGCTGTTACCGCTCCTTTAGTTGTTGAAACTGTTAATCGAATTGTATCAGGTAAAACAAAAAAAACAGGAGTAACTACAATAGGAGAAGTGTTTGATGCGGTTGACTTTTTGCAATCTTTAAATGAAGATGACATAACTGTTTCAACAGTTCAGGAAACTGAATTAACTTAA
- a CDS encoding thioesterase family protein — MASFIKEISFRWSDLDPNFHVRHSAYYDFGAQHRIEILEELGLTLRVMQTQGFGPVLFREECVFRKELKLSDKIFIHTKTSKMKADASRWSIIHEFRREDDTLCAVITVDGAWMDTKLRKLASPTPEIAIEALSIFPKSDDFVGL; from the coding sequence ATGGCTTCATTTATTAAAGAAATTTCTTTTCGCTGGTCAGATCTTGACCCTAATTTTCACGTTCGTCATAGTGCTTATTACGATTTTGGTGCACAACATCGTATCGAAATCCTGGAAGAACTGGGTTTAACTTTAAGAGTGATGCAAACACAAGGTTTTGGTCCTGTTTTATTTAGAGAAGAATGCGTTTTTAGAAAAGAATTAAAACTTTCAGACAAGATATTTATTCACACCAAAACATCCAAAATGAAAGCCGATGCTTCTCGCTGGTCGATCATTCACGAATTCAGAAGAGAAGATGATACACTCTGTGCTGTCATTACGGTTGATGGCGCCTGGATGGATACTAAACTTCGTAAATTAGCTTCTCCAACTCCTGAAATTGCGATTGAGGCTTTAAGTATTTTCCCGAAAAGTGATGACTTTGTCGGACTTTAA
- a CDS encoding LamG-like jellyroll fold domain-containing protein, translating to MKKSTLTFNHVFKIFMICGLFAHLGNLNAQTLAFPEATGFGRYTTGARGSTNPQIYLVTNLNDSGPGSFRDAVSQEGRFVIFRVGGIVNLLSQVVVASNTTIAGQTATGEGIVFLGPRVTFTGANNTIARYLRIRYGGTAQNQDASGLANGANMIFDHMTFTWGTDEVFSINWDNKGISPDNITIQNSIIGQGMHRHNHSAGGLIQPSGGKISLIGNLYICNKTRNNKIKGINEFVNNVVYNWGNYGNTYGHTKSGDAYIMGGDSAGSSDVNIINNYFIGGPNTSTSISTPFNRGNDNFSLYGAGNYFDNNKDGVLNGTLVPSDLTGYPTGDAATILSTPYDYPMKTPTLTAQDAYTKIVSGVGASYPRRDQVDNLMISDLMSKGTIATYVYVQTDLTTQFGFINGGAGHVYGAPAPLDTDNDGMPDAWEDANGLNKNSADALVVSTSHAPYLNIEVYINGLANVTPPNFIIPPSNINFTNVASMEALPSSSLTINWIDSATNENNYVIERSANGTDFTVISTQAANTTSYNDTGLLPNTLYYYRIKAINSTESSVYETATITTPPIPLPPSKASTPVPASGFNNAELTSGNLTLKWSGSSNTVTYAVYFGTSSSNLTKLGDVAYSANPSYLVTGLSPAINYYWRIDAINDKGTATGDVWSFRALTQALVGHWPFKEAPLAGEQIIDLTSYANHGVLDPAFDNATVRVTGKANKAIDFSTSPNNKPMVSIPNQDHLLFDRNSFTLSFWMKAAPESLPSSSSTSIYVLCKGSFTKNTTTGATGKRYNIEIKGGLLRFAIDDDITKKEVTTAAAKYFTGDWVNVVIMRDVIAHKMRIYTNGVFSAELDETAVTGIGETSDLIIGNIGEIELSSGTAPAPYKGQFDELQLFNYPLNATEVTALFTQEFLDTEKFSQNNSTTIIYPNPVKDQIFIQIPDYNLFDLTATLVDISGRIILKEKIASNGNGIFALNVANKNISGVYILNVSGENLNSNFKIVTE from the coding sequence ATGAAAAAAAGTACTTTGACATTTAACCATGTGTTTAAAATTTTTATGATTTGTGGCTTATTTGCCCATCTTGGTAATTTAAATGCACAAACATTAGCATTTCCGGAAGCAACCGGTTTTGGACGATATACTACAGGCGCAAGAGGTTCCACAAATCCTCAAATTTATTTAGTGACCAATTTAAATGACAGCGGTCCGGGTTCATTTCGTGATGCCGTTAGTCAGGAAGGAAGATTTGTGATATTTCGGGTAGGAGGCATTGTTAATTTACTTTCTCAGGTCGTTGTAGCAAGTAATACCACTATTGCAGGACAAACTGCCACTGGAGAAGGAATCGTATTTTTAGGACCAAGAGTAACATTTACGGGAGCCAACAATACTATAGCGAGATATCTGCGTATTCGTTATGGAGGTACTGCCCAAAATCAGGATGCATCCGGACTTGCCAATGGAGCCAATATGATTTTTGACCACATGACTTTTACCTGGGGTACAGATGAAGTTTTTTCTATCAACTGGGATAATAAAGGTATAAGTCCGGATAATATAACAATTCAGAATTCTATTATTGGTCAGGGTATGCATCGTCATAATCATTCTGCAGGTGGATTAATTCAGCCTTCAGGTGGTAAGATCAGTTTAATTGGAAATTTATATATCTGCAATAAAACACGTAATAATAAAATAAAAGGTATTAATGAGTTTGTAAACAATGTTGTTTATAATTGGGGGAATTACGGCAATACCTATGGACATACAAAATCTGGGGATGCCTACATTATGGGTGGAGATTCTGCCGGAAGTTCTGATGTAAATATTATCAATAATTATTTTATTGGAGGTCCAAATACAAGCACTTCAATTTCTACACCTTTTAACAGAGGAAATGACAATTTCTCTTTATATGGCGCTGGGAATTATTTTGACAATAATAAAGATGGGGTATTAAATGGCACTTTAGTTCCTTCAGATTTAACCGGATATCCTACCGGAGATGCAGCAACGATTCTGTCAACTCCCTATGATTATCCGATGAAAACCCCCACTTTAACTGCTCAGGATGCCTATACTAAAATTGTTTCCGGTGTAGGAGCTTCTTACCCTAGACGAGATCAGGTAGATAACTTAATGATTTCAGACCTGATGTCTAAAGGAACAATAGCTACATATGTTTATGTTCAGACAGATTTAACGACACAGTTTGGTTTTATAAACGGAGGTGCCGGACATGTTTACGGTGCGCCAGCTCCATTAGATACAGATAATGATGGTATGCCAGATGCCTGGGAAGATGCCAATGGCTTGAATAAAAATAGTGCCGATGCCCTGGTAGTTAGTACATCACATGCACCATATCTAAACATTGAAGTATATATTAATGGATTGGCAAATGTAACTCCTCCAAATTTCATTATTCCACCATCAAATATAAATTTTACTAATGTGGCTTCAATGGAGGCTCTGCCATCTAGTTCGTTGACAATTAACTGGATTGATAGTGCAACAAATGAAAACAACTATGTAATAGAACGTTCTGCAAATGGTACCGATTTTACGGTAATTAGTACACAGGCAGCGAATACTACAAGCTATAATGATACAGGTTTACTTCCAAACACGCTTTACTATTATCGGATTAAAGCAATAAATAGTACAGAGTCTTCGGTATATGAAACGGCAACGATAACTACGCCACCTATTCCGTTGCCACCATCTAAAGCAAGTACTCCGGTTCCGGCTTCAGGATTTAATAATGCAGAACTGACAAGTGGTAACTTAACTTTAAAATGGAGCGGGAGTTCAAATACGGTAACTTATGCTGTATATTTTGGTACTTCTTCTTCAAATTTAACCAAATTAGGAGATGTTGCTTACTCAGCAAATCCATCTTATCTGGTTACTGGTTTAAGTCCGGCTATAAATTACTATTGGCGAATTGATGCTATAAATGATAAAGGAACAGCAACGGGCGATGTATGGAGTTTCAGAGCATTGACACAGGCTCTTGTAGGTCATTGGCCATTTAAAGAAGCGCCATTAGCAGGAGAGCAAATTATTGACTTAACAAGTTATGCAAATCATGGAGTATTAGATCCGGCTTTTGATAATGCCACTGTAAGAGTTACCGGAAAGGCAAACAAAGCAATAGATTTTTCAACCTCACCAAATAATAAGCCGATGGTTAGTATTCCAAATCAGGACCACTTATTATTTGACAGAAATTCGTTTACGTTATCATTCTGGATGAAAGCCGCACCTGAATCATTGCCAAGTTCCTCTTCAACGAGTATTTATGTATTATGTAAAGGCTCGTTTACAAAAAATACGACAACGGGTGCAACTGGTAAAAGATACAACATAGAGATTAAAGGTGGTCTTTTGCGTTTTGCCATAGATGATGATATCACTAAAAAAGAAGTAACTACAGCAGCAGCCAAATACTTTACAGGAGACTGGGTAAATGTTGTTATTATGAGAGATGTAATCGCTCATAAAATGAGAATATATACTAATGGTGTTTTTTCGGCAGAGCTTGATGAGACTGCTGTTACGGGTATTGGTGAAACAAGTGATTTAATAATTGGAAATATTGGCGAAATTGAATTGTCTTCTGGTACTGCTCCAGCACCTTATAAAGGGCAGTTTGATGAACTTCAACTTTTTAATTATCCATTAAATGCTACTGAAGTTACTGCCTTATTTACGCAAGAGTTTTTGGATACTGAAAAATTCAGCCAAAATAACAGTACTACTATTATATATCCAAATCCTGTAAAAGATCAAATTTTTATCCAGATTCCGGATTATAATTTATTCGATTTGACAGCGACTTTGGTAGATATATCAGGAAGAATTATTCTCAAAGAAAAAATTGCTTCAAATGGAAATGGAATTTTTGCATTAAACGTTGCAAATAAAAATATATCAGGAGTTTACATTTTAAATGTTTCGGGAGAAAATTTAAACAGCAACTTTAAGATTGTAACAGAATAA
- a CDS encoding mechanosensitive ion channel family protein codes for MIDYLKDFRILIFIAIIAVTTIILGATTDKLLRYLLYRKQNNKDYDATGFKFLKHLIITVIYLLGFAFALIQIPEFKIIGHSVLAGAGMISLVAGLASQQALSNIVSGIFLVIFKPFRINDKITINNFVGTVEDINLRQVVLKDAENNRIIIPNAVISNQIIVNTNMHDTKSCKIIEIGIGYNSDIEKALEIMKAEIAKHPLFIDTRTAETKKQKAPLVVARVVALADSSVTLKAWAWAKNSTDGFVMYCDLLQSIKKRFDEANIDIPYPQRVVTLKNESKDSKNK; via the coding sequence ATGATCGATTACTTAAAAGATTTTAGAATCCTTATTTTTATCGCTATTATTGCTGTTACTACAATTATTTTAGGCGCCACAACAGATAAACTACTTCGGTATCTTTTATACCGAAAACAAAACAATAAAGATTATGATGCAACTGGATTCAAATTTTTAAAACATCTCATCATAACTGTAATTTACCTTTTAGGATTTGCCTTTGCTTTAATACAAATTCCCGAGTTTAAAATCATTGGTCATTCCGTTTTAGCCGGAGCCGGTATGATTTCTTTAGTTGCCGGTTTGGCTTCTCAACAAGCATTGAGTAATATTGTTAGTGGTATTTTTCTGGTCATTTTTAAACCATTCCGAATCAATGATAAAATTACCATCAATAATTTTGTTGGTACTGTAGAAGACATAAATTTGAGGCAAGTAGTTTTGAAAGATGCCGAAAATAACCGAATCATAATTCCGAATGCAGTCATAAGTAATCAGATTATTGTAAACACCAATATGCATGATACCAAATCCTGCAAAATCATCGAAATTGGAATTGGTTACAATTCTGATATCGAAAAAGCATTAGAAATCATGAAAGCCGAAATTGCTAAACATCCTCTTTTTATTGATACCAGAACTGCCGAAACCAAGAAACAAAAAGCACCTTTAGTTGTGGCACGTGTTGTCGCATTGGCAGATTCAAGCGTAACTTTAAAAGCGTGGGCGTGGGCAAAAAATTCGACAGATGGTTTTGTAATGTATTGCGATTTACTGCAAAGCATCAAAAAGCGTTTTGATGAAGCAAATATTGATATTCCGTATCCACAAAGAGTTGTGACTTTGAAAAACGAATCAAAAGATTCAAAAAACAAATAA
- a CDS encoding maleylpyruvate isomerase N-terminal domain-containing protein translates to MKAPEIVPIETLHLFPILDELLIELLKSLTEEEWNAKTVCKKWTVKDIASHLLDGNLRGLSISRDHFFGENPEDINSYDDLVAFLNQLNMTWTNATKRLSPTVLINLLETTGKQYSEHLQTLNPFENAIFSVAWAGEVTSLNWFHIAREYTEKFLHQQQIRDAIGKQALLTTTLFYPFIHTFMQALPHVYANVKAEKGTIVSIIVTTEIGSQWSIIKEDENWKLITSFEADPTAIVKISPEDAWLLFSKGITPSEAKEKVEIIGDKKLGEIALNMVSVMA, encoded by the coding sequence ATGAAAGCTCCAGAAATTGTACCTATTGAAACTTTACATTTATTTCCAATTTTGGATGAATTGTTAATCGAACTTTTAAAATCATTAACAGAGGAAGAATGGAATGCAAAAACAGTCTGTAAAAAATGGACGGTAAAAGATATTGCTTCTCATTTATTAGATGGAAATTTAAGAGGATTGTCGATTTCCAGAGATCATTTCTTTGGAGAAAATCCAGAAGACATAAACTCGTACGATGATTTGGTTGCTTTTTTAAATCAATTGAATATGACGTGGACAAATGCGACTAAAAGACTTAGTCCAACCGTTTTAATTAATTTATTAGAAACTACAGGAAAGCAATATTCTGAGCATTTGCAAACTTTAAACCCTTTTGAAAACGCGATATTTTCAGTTGCATGGGCGGGCGAAGTAACTTCATTAAACTGGTTTCATATTGCCCGGGAATACACAGAAAAATTTCTGCATCAACAGCAAATTAGAGATGCTATTGGTAAACAGGCACTTTTAACTACAACTTTGTTCTATCCTTTCATTCATACTTTTATGCAGGCCTTACCTCATGTTTACGCAAACGTAAAGGCTGAAAAAGGCACAATCGTTTCCATAATTGTAACTACCGAAATTGGTAGCCAATGGAGTATTATTAAAGAAGATGAAAATTGGAAACTTATCACTTCTTTTGAGGCAGATCCAACTGCAATTGTAAAAATTAGTCCTGAAGACGCCTGGCTTTTATTTTCAAAAGGAATAACTCCTTCTGAAGCAAAAGAAAAAGTTGAAATTATTGGAGACAAAAAATTAGGTGAAATTGCCTTGAATATGGTTTCGGTTATGGCATAA